The Triticum dicoccoides isolate Atlit2015 ecotype Zavitan chromosome 6A, WEW_v2.0, whole genome shotgun sequence genome has a window encoding:
- the LOC119315344 gene encoding tyrosine-sulfated glycopeptide receptor 1-like: protein MCSFTVPPAVLQLFLLLFLASPATACTEQEKRNLLQFLAGLSSDGGLATSWCNNGADCCEWEGISCNGDGAVTGVSLESKGLEGPISPFLTNLTSLLHINLSHNSLSGGLPAELMFSRSIIVLDVSFSRLNGPLPELPSLVTTDRPLQVLNISSNQFGSEFPSATWKVMKNLIALNTSNNSFSGHIPSSLCVSSPSLALLDLSYNQLSGDIPNTLGNCSKLKVLKAGNNHLSGILPVEIFHATSLEYLSFPNNGGLQGELDGAHIVKLSSLLILDLGGNSFSGAIPESIGQLRRLEELHLGSNNMSGELPSTMSNCTNLKTIDLKINNLTGDLGKVNFATLQNLKSLDLMENNLGGIVPESIYSCSNLTALRLSANHFHGEISSRIGNLKHLSFLSISRNSFTNITKALHALKSCRNISTLLIGRNFMNEAMPQDESIDGFQNLQFLAMHQCSLTGRIPTWLSKLTRLKVLVLSKNQLTGPMPSWINSLNNLFHLDVSNNSLSGKIPVTLMEMAMLKLDKPAIYLDPSLVDLDLLIYAVDASKLQYRINSDWCKVLNLGNNKFTGVIPQEIGQLKALLYLNLSSNNFYGEIPQSIGNLTNLQRLDLSNNHLTGEIPAALEILHFLSEFNISNNDLEGPIPTTGQLSTFQASSFNGNPKLCGPMLINHCSSVEAAPISIVSAKKCSSKVIFVTAFGVFFGVGVLYDQLVLFRYFG, encoded by the coding sequence ATGTGTTCATTCACAGTTCCTCCGGCCGTGCTGCAGCTGTTCCTGCTGCTCTTCTTAGCCTCTCCCGCCACTGCATGCACCGAGCAGGAGAAGCGCAACCTCCTCCAGTTCCTTGCCGGGCTGTCGAGTGATGGTGGCCTCGCCACGTCTTGGTGTAATAATGGCGCGGACTGCTGCGAGTGGGAAGGCATCTCCTGCAATGGAGATGGGGCCGTCACTGGGGTCTCCCTGGAGTCTAAAGGACTTGAAGGGCCCATCTCTCCGTTCCTCACCAACCTCACCAGCCTGCTGCACATCAACCTCTCGCACAACTCGCTCTCCGGTGGTCTTCCGGCGGAGCTCATGTTCTCCAGAAGCATCATCGTCCTCGATGTCAGCTTCAGCCGGCTCAACGGACCACTGCCCGAGCTTCCGTCCTTGGTTACCACTGACCGGCCTCTGCAGGTACTCAACATCTCAAGCAACCAGTTCGGCTCAGAATTTCCATCAGCCACATGGAAGGTGATGAAGAATCTTATCGCGCTCAACACCAGCAATAACAGCTTCAGTGGGCACATACCTTCTTCTCTTTGCGTTAGCTCGCCATCTTTGGCTTTGCTTGACCTCTCCTACAACCAATTGAGTGGCGACATCCCAAACACACTGGGTAATTGCTCCAAGCTCAAAGTGCTCAAGGCTGGCAACAATCACCTAAGTGGGATTCTGCCTGTTGAAATCTTCCACGCTACCTCGCTAGAGTACCTCTCCTTCCCCAACAATGGTGGTTTACAAGGAGAACTTGATGGAGCACACATAGTCAAACTCAGTAGTCTGCTTATTCTTGACCTTGGAGGGAACAGTTTCAGTGGAGCCATCCCAGAGTCCATAGGTCAGCTCAGGAGGCTGGAGGAGCTCCATTTGGGCAGCAATAACATGTCTGGGGAGCTGCCATCAACTATGAGCAACTGCACAAATCTCAAAACCATTGATCTGAAGATCAACAACCTCACTGGAGATCTAGGGAAGGTAAACTTCGCCACCCTACAGAATCTAAAAAGTTTAGATCTCATGGAGAATAATCTTGGTGGCATAGTTCCAGAAAGCATTTACTCATGCAGCAATTTGACTGCACTGCGGTTGTCAGCCAACCATTTCCATGGTGAAATCTCATCAAGAATTGGCAATCTGAAGCACCTGTCCTTCCTATCAATTAGTAGAAACTCCTTTACGAATATCACAAAAGCTTTGCATGCTCTTAAGAGCTGCAGGAACATCAGCACTCTGCTTATTGGCAGAAACTTTATGAATGAGGCCATGCCACAAGATGAAAGCATTGACGGTTTTCAGAATCTTCAGTTTCTCGCCATGCACCAGTGTTCATTGACTGGAAGAATACCTACTTGGTTATCAAAGCTCACAAGGCTGAAGGTACTGGTATTATCTAAAAATCAACTTACTGGACCaatgccaagctggatcaactcccTAAACAACCTCTTCCATCTGGACGTATCAAACAACAGTCTTTCTGGGAAAATCCCAGTCACCTTGATGGAGATGGCAATGCTAAAACTAGATAAGCCTGCCATCTATTTGGACCCAAGTCTCGTTGACCTTGATCTACTTATTTATGCTGTGGATGCATCAAAACTTCAATACCGCATAAACAGTGATTGGTGCAAAGTGCTGAATCTCGGTAACAATAAATTCACAGGTGTGATCCCACAAGAGATTGGTCAGCTGAAAGCACTCCTTTACCTGAACTTGAGTTCCAACAACTTCTATGGAGAGATCCCACAATCAATCGGCAACCTCACTAACCTTCAGAGGTTAGATTTGTCTAATAACCATCTGACTGGTGAAATTCCTGCAGCATTGGAGATCCTTCACTTCCTTTCAGAGTTCAACATTTCTAACAATGACCTAGAAGGACCTATTCCAACAACAGGCCAGCTGAGCACATTTCAAGCTTCTAGTTTTAATGGGAACCCAAAGCTGTGCGGCCCTATGCTTATTAACCATTGTAGTTCGGTTGAAGCAGCTCCCATCTCCATCGTTTCTGCAAAAAAATGCAGCAGTAAGGTCATTTTTGTGACAGCCTTTGGTGTGTTCTTTGGGGTAGGAGTGCTATATGATCAGTTAGTATTATTTAGATATTTTGGCTAA